The Gadus macrocephalus chromosome 20, ASM3116895v1 genome includes a region encoding these proteins:
- the LOC132448484 gene encoding E3 ubiquitin-protein ligase TRIM39-like isoform X2: protein MTSDAERDRPAGSYSSFGPIKEKNKVIKCNSQPFLKPTFAQGAIRFMKKVSKILHSKSVDPTAPEPVDFTLDESKLILREIAQELDRILQTRALSLSTNVGEDGSSLEERQAFLLQLAQNLPQRAHAPEKYLGQSAVLSPCSNGLEENRGEACTPKPEGKRRLKKAISDLSTWTWTLRGMEDDSVCLDTDVDEVVKEMCKLWKKGKLPNILPVLNFVILSILQQEGQKLSIVKHWNRNQELFNTDPQHAPDSVWKWITKTRAEVRLDPSTANPCLKISPDGRAVTMDEIVESVYDPWKDFRRTKHRYDGWWCVLGREGFASGRHYWEVDVRGKKEWRMGVVRESAPRNGFKSLNEKTYHWTLKLQLGRLMAMTVPVTKLARCAPSVLGVFLDMEEGNVSFYDVTNRLHIYSFNVSFDLDEKIFPVFGTVETGREMRILN from the exons ATGACTTCTGACGCAG agagagatagacctgCTGGCAGTTACAGTAGCTTTGGTCCTATCAAGGAGAAGAACAAAGTAATAAAATGTAACTCACAACCCTTTTTAAAGCCAACATTTGCTCAG GGGGCGATACGGTTTATGAAAAAAGTCAGCAAAATACTACACTCAAAG AGTGTGGACCCCACTGCACCAGAACCTGTCGACTTCACCCTGGATGAATCTAAACTCATCCTCAGAGAGATTGCTCAGGAACTGGACCGGATATTGCAG ACGAGAGCTCTCTCACTGTCAACCAATGTCGGTGAAGATGGGTCTAGTCTGGAGGAGCGACAGGCATTCCTTCTTCAGTTGGCTCAGAACCTCCCACAACGAGCACATGCCCCAGAG AAGTACCTCGGACAATCAGCAGTGTTGAGCCCATGCAGTAATGGGCTGGAGGAGAACAGGGGAGAAGCTTGTACACCAAAGCCTGAGGGCAAAAGAAGACTGAAGAAGGCCATTAGTGATCTTTCTACATGGACCTGGACTCTGAGAGGGATGGAAGAC GACTCGGTGTGTCTGGATACGGATGTGGATGAGGTGGTGAAAGAGATGTGTAAACTGTGGAAGAAGGGCAAACTGCCCAACATACTCCCTGTGCTGAACTTTGTTATCTTGAGTATCCTGCAGCAGGAAGGACAAAAG cTGTCTATTGTAAAACATTGGAACAGAAATCAAGAGCTCTTCAACA CTGATCCACAACATGCTCCAGATTCTG TATGGAAATGGATTACCAAGACTAGAG CTGAGGTCAGACTAGACCCGTCTACCGCAAACCCGTGTCTGAAGATATCCCCAGACGGGAGAGCGGTGACAATGGACGAGATTGTGGAGAGCGTCTACGACCCATGGAAAGACTTCAGAAGAACCAAACACCGATATGACGGCTGGTGGTGCGTGTTGGGCAGAGAGGGCTTTGCTTCCGGAAGGCACTACTGGGAGGTGGATGTCAGAGGCAAGAAGGAGTGGAGGATGGGGGTGGTCAGGGAGTCAGCTCCCCGAAATGGCTTTAAAAGCCTGAACGAGAAAACCTATCACTGGACTTTGAAATTGCAATTGGGCCGGCTCATGGCCATGACGGTTCCAGTCACTAAGCTAGCCAGATGTGCACCCAGTGTGTTGGGTGTGTTCCTTGACATGGAAGAGGGAAATGTGTCCTTCTACGATGTGACAAACAGGTTGCACATCTACTCGTTCAATGTCAGTTTCGATCTTGATGAAAAGATTTTCCCTGTGTTTGGCACCGttgagacggggagagagatgcGCATCTTGAATTGA
- the LOC132448225 gene encoding leucine-rich repeat neuronal protein 4-like isoform X2, whose translation MDPRRVTCCWAWALCILWIAAADRPLSVPIAKVFTGMADRLTSTPEPHSTAHTVVGSRGFESAPGAPAFSTTESASIPAGASVASTVSAKGPTAPPGRVVPSEAPLALSTPPHTLSFPVGTTMIQRPASPSPTQGPTSREEMTPSAYGPPATPSRSSTLLTPRNSSSSPPPAGERSQQEPAVEPSTGPQTAPAPLCDYDQCVHLQRPCPELRHLRGWTCRCPAQSNAAPAGTPGPVVALEVTRAWPTSASVRWCAPDSPLSGFLVWVLRGDGSAVSNGSVGPRTRQTDVFGLSAGGHAYRVCVSAQSAAGALSHARCVSVAAPVDAEAVAAHVLSGACGALLLAAVVLSLCLYRQCQRRRGEASRAEPTTHLLPAAHAFPDQRPLCSMVSIANPAYTPATEQRASAADQCAHRAPAKKSANAR comes from the exons ATGGATCCCAGAAGAGTGACATGCTG TTGGGCCTGGGCTCTCTGTATTCTGTGGATAGCAGCAGCAGACCGGCCGTTATCCGTCCCCATAGCAAAGGTCTTCACAGGCATGGCTGACCGCCTCACTTCCACCCCAGAACCTCACAGCACTGCCCACACTGTTGTAGGCTCCAG AGGGTTTGAAAGTGCCCCTGGAGCGCCTGCGTTCTCCACCACAGAGTCTGCATCAATACCTGCCGGCGCGAGCGTAGCATCTACCGTTAGCGCAAAGGGTCCGACTGCACCCCCTGGGCGAGTGGTTCCGTCAGAAGCGCCTCTGGCTCTGTCAACACCACCTCACACGCTGTCCTTCCCGGTGGGTACAACCATGATCCAGCGACCAGCGAGCCCCAGCCCCACACAGGGCCCCACCAGCAGAGAGGAGATGACTCCATCTGCTTACGGACCTCCAGCCACCCCATCCAGGAGCTCCACTCTACTCACACCAAGAAACAGCAGCAGCTCCCCCCCGCCggcaggagagaggagccaACAGGAACCCGCGGTGGAGCCGAGTACAGGGCCCCAGACGGCGCCGGCTCCTCTGTGTGACTACGACCAGTGTGTCCATCTGCAGAGGCCCTGCCCCGAGCTCCGGCACCTCCGGGGCTGGACCTGCAGGTGCCCGGCCCAGAGCAACGCCGCCCCCGCAGGGACCCCAGGCCCGGTGGTGGCCCTGGAGGTGACGAGGGCGTGGCCGACGTCCGCCAGCGTGCGCTGGTGCGCCCCGGACTCGCCGCTGAGCGGGTTCCTGGTGTGGGTGCTGCGCGGCGACGGGAGCGCGGTGAGCAACGGCAGCGTGGGCCCGCGGACCCGGCAGACGGACGTCTTCGGCCTGTCGGCGGGCGGACACGCGTACCGCGTGTGCGTGAGCGCGCAGAGCGCGGCGGGCGCGCTGTCGCACGCGCGCTGCGTGAGCGTCGCCGCCCCCGTGGACGCGGAGGCCGTCGCCGCGCACGTTCTGTCGGGGGCCTGCGGCGCCCTGCTGCTGGCGGCCGTGGTGCTGAGCCTGTGTCTGTACCGCCAGtgccagaggaggaggggcgagGCGTCGCGTGCTGAACCCACCACGCACCTCCTCCCCGCGGCGCACGCCTTCCCGGACCAGCGCCCGTTATGCAGCATGGTGTCCATCGCCAACCCCGCCTACACGCCCGCTACTGAGCAGAGAGCGTCCGCGGCTGACCAGTGCGCCCACAGAGCGCCTGCCAAGAAATCAGCCAACGCGAGATAG
- the LOC132448484 gene encoding E3 ubiquitin-protein ligase TRIM39-like isoform X1 — MTSDAERDRPAGSYSSFGPIKEKNKVIKCNSQPFLKPTFAQGAIRFMKKVSKILHSKSVDPTAPEPVDFTLDESKLILREIAQELDRILQTRALSLSTNVGEDGSSLEERQAFLLQLAQNLPQRAHAPEKYLGQSAVLSPCSNGLEENRGEACTPKPEGKRRLKKAISDLSTWTWTLRGMEDDSVCLDTDVDEVVKEMCKLWKKGKLPNILPVLNFVILSILQQEGQKLSIVKHWNRNQELFNSRADPQHAPDSVWKWITKTRAEVRLDPSTANPCLKISPDGRAVTMDEIVESVYDPWKDFRRTKHRYDGWWCVLGREGFASGRHYWEVDVRGKKEWRMGVVRESAPRNGFKSLNEKTYHWTLKLQLGRLMAMTVPVTKLARCAPSVLGVFLDMEEGNVSFYDVTNRLHIYSFNVSFDLDEKIFPVFGTVETGREMRILN, encoded by the exons ATGACTTCTGACGCAG agagagatagacctgCTGGCAGTTACAGTAGCTTTGGTCCTATCAAGGAGAAGAACAAAGTAATAAAATGTAACTCACAACCCTTTTTAAAGCCAACATTTGCTCAG GGGGCGATACGGTTTATGAAAAAAGTCAGCAAAATACTACACTCAAAG AGTGTGGACCCCACTGCACCAGAACCTGTCGACTTCACCCTGGATGAATCTAAACTCATCCTCAGAGAGATTGCTCAGGAACTGGACCGGATATTGCAG ACGAGAGCTCTCTCACTGTCAACCAATGTCGGTGAAGATGGGTCTAGTCTGGAGGAGCGACAGGCATTCCTTCTTCAGTTGGCTCAGAACCTCCCACAACGAGCACATGCCCCAGAG AAGTACCTCGGACAATCAGCAGTGTTGAGCCCATGCAGTAATGGGCTGGAGGAGAACAGGGGAGAAGCTTGTACACCAAAGCCTGAGGGCAAAAGAAGACTGAAGAAGGCCATTAGTGATCTTTCTACATGGACCTGGACTCTGAGAGGGATGGAAGAC GACTCGGTGTGTCTGGATACGGATGTGGATGAGGTGGTGAAAGAGATGTGTAAACTGTGGAAGAAGGGCAAACTGCCCAACATACTCCCTGTGCTGAACTTTGTTATCTTGAGTATCCTGCAGCAGGAAGGACAAAAG cTGTCTATTGTAAAACATTGGAACAGAAATCAAGAGCTCTTCAACAGTCGAG CTGATCCACAACATGCTCCAGATTCTG TATGGAAATGGATTACCAAGACTAGAG CTGAGGTCAGACTAGACCCGTCTACCGCAAACCCGTGTCTGAAGATATCCCCAGACGGGAGAGCGGTGACAATGGACGAGATTGTGGAGAGCGTCTACGACCCATGGAAAGACTTCAGAAGAACCAAACACCGATATGACGGCTGGTGGTGCGTGTTGGGCAGAGAGGGCTTTGCTTCCGGAAGGCACTACTGGGAGGTGGATGTCAGAGGCAAGAAGGAGTGGAGGATGGGGGTGGTCAGGGAGTCAGCTCCCCGAAATGGCTTTAAAAGCCTGAACGAGAAAACCTATCACTGGACTTTGAAATTGCAATTGGGCCGGCTCATGGCCATGACGGTTCCAGTCACTAAGCTAGCCAGATGTGCACCCAGTGTGTTGGGTGTGTTCCTTGACATGGAAGAGGGAAATGTGTCCTTCTACGATGTGACAAACAGGTTGCACATCTACTCGTTCAATGTCAGTTTCGATCTTGATGAAAAGATTTTCCCTGTGTTTGGCACCGttgagacggggagagagatgcGCATCTTGAATTGA
- the gdf3 gene encoding protein DVR-1: protein MTCFVFLSVLFTGTFALTNVEEVDSRERLFLDSLGLSTRPTAAGASRRVPSMLWRMFQRSKGDEVQESESCMVSEYGVRGNIIRYVQDQGRSVSCWGGQDCVEKQLFFNMSVLQPVEQLSLARLEVKFQWGVFRAPEFFLGPRTLDVSLYKVVRTTLRGASHEANRRLILSQSVALGPEPASLTLDLTSLAETWRKAGRNYGLVLALQPPRNDPEEELLPFRPGNTLPLQPAAVSAPPPEVHAALVAVSLNPQQCRSRRRRSAVHLPVTPSNVCKPRRLYIDFKDVGWQDWIIAPQGYLANYCHGECPFPLSESLNGTNHAILQTLVHSLDPRGTPQPCCVPIRLSPISMLYYDNNDNVVLRHYQDMVVDECGCR, encoded by the exons ATGACTTGTTTCGTGTTTTTAAGCGTTTTATTTACGGGCACATTTGCCCTAACTAACGTGGAGGAGGTGGATTCTCGAGAGCGTTTGTTTTTAGATTCCCTTGGGCTCTCCACCAGGCCGACTGCCGCAGGAGCCTCCAGACGGGTTCCGTCCATGTTGTGGCGGATGTTTCAAAGGAGTAAGGGCGACGAGGTCCAGGAAAGCGAGTCGTGCATGGTGTCCGAGTACGGCGTGCGCGGAAACATCATTCGATACGTGCAGGACCAGG GCAGATCGGTGTCTTGCTGGGGCGGCCAGGACTGCGTGGAGAAGCAACTGTTCTTCAACATGTCGGTCCTGCAGCCCGTGGAGCAGCTGTCCCTGGCCCGTCTGGAGGTCAAGTTTCAGTGGGGTGTGTTCAGGGCCCCGGAGTTTTTCCTGGGGCCCCGGACCCTCGACGTGTCCCTGTATAAAGTAGTTAGAACCACTCTGAGGGGCGCGAGCCACGAGGCTAACCGAAGGCTCATTTTATCCCAGTCGGTGGCACTTGGACCCGAGCCCGCCTCCCTCACACTGGACCTTACCTCCCTGGCCGAGACCTGGCGAAAGGCGGGCCGCAACTACGGCCTGGTGCTGGCGCTGCAGCCGCCGAGAAATGACCCGGAGGAGGAGCTACTCCCCTTCCGCCCCGGGAACACTCTCCCGCTGCAGCCGGCGGCCGTGTCTGCGCCGCCGCCAGAGGTCCACGCCGCCCTGGTGGCGGTGTCCCTCAACCCCCAGCAGTGTCGCTCCAGACGGCGGCGGAGCGCCGTCCACCTCCCCGTGACGCCCAGCAACGTGTGCAAACCTCGGCGCCTCTACATCGACTTCAAGGACGTGGGGTGGCAGGACTGGATCATCGCGCCGCAGGGCTACCTGGCAAACTACTGCCACGGCGAGTGCCCCTTCCCGCTTAGCGAGAGCCTGAACGGCACCAACCACGCCATCCTGCAGACCCTAGTGCACTCGCTGGACCCACGCGGGACCCCGCAGCCGTGCTGCGTGCCCATCCGTCTCTCGCCCATCTCCATGCTGTACTATGACAACAACGACAACGTGGTCCTGCGGCACTACCAGGACATGGTGGTGGACGAGTGCGGCTGTCGATGA
- the LOC132448225 gene encoding leucine-rich repeat neuronal protein 4-like isoform X1: MDPRRVTCCSWAWALCILWIAAADRPLSVPIAKVFTGMADRLTSTPEPHSTAHTVVGSRGFESAPGAPAFSTTESASIPAGASVASTVSAKGPTAPPGRVVPSEAPLALSTPPHTLSFPVGTTMIQRPASPSPTQGPTSREEMTPSAYGPPATPSRSSTLLTPRNSSSSPPPAGERSQQEPAVEPSTGPQTAPAPLCDYDQCVHLQRPCPELRHLRGWTCRCPAQSNAAPAGTPGPVVALEVTRAWPTSASVRWCAPDSPLSGFLVWVLRGDGSAVSNGSVGPRTRQTDVFGLSAGGHAYRVCVSAQSAAGALSHARCVSVAAPVDAEAVAAHVLSGACGALLLAAVVLSLCLYRQCQRRRGEASRAEPTTHLLPAAHAFPDQRPLCSMVSIANPAYTPATEQRASAADQCAHRAPAKKSANAR; this comes from the exons ATGGATCCCAGAAGAGTGACATGCTG TAGTTGGGCCTGGGCTCTCTGTATTCTGTGGATAGCAGCAGCAGACCGGCCGTTATCCGTCCCCATAGCAAAGGTCTTCACAGGCATGGCTGACCGCCTCACTTCCACCCCAGAACCTCACAGCACTGCCCACACTGTTGTAGGCTCCAG AGGGTTTGAAAGTGCCCCTGGAGCGCCTGCGTTCTCCACCACAGAGTCTGCATCAATACCTGCCGGCGCGAGCGTAGCATCTACCGTTAGCGCAAAGGGTCCGACTGCACCCCCTGGGCGAGTGGTTCCGTCAGAAGCGCCTCTGGCTCTGTCAACACCACCTCACACGCTGTCCTTCCCGGTGGGTACAACCATGATCCAGCGACCAGCGAGCCCCAGCCCCACACAGGGCCCCACCAGCAGAGAGGAGATGACTCCATCTGCTTACGGACCTCCAGCCACCCCATCCAGGAGCTCCACTCTACTCACACCAAGAAACAGCAGCAGCTCCCCCCCGCCggcaggagagaggagccaACAGGAACCCGCGGTGGAGCCGAGTACAGGGCCCCAGACGGCGCCGGCTCCTCTGTGTGACTACGACCAGTGTGTCCATCTGCAGAGGCCCTGCCCCGAGCTCCGGCACCTCCGGGGCTGGACCTGCAGGTGCCCGGCCCAGAGCAACGCCGCCCCCGCAGGGACCCCAGGCCCGGTGGTGGCCCTGGAGGTGACGAGGGCGTGGCCGACGTCCGCCAGCGTGCGCTGGTGCGCCCCGGACTCGCCGCTGAGCGGGTTCCTGGTGTGGGTGCTGCGCGGCGACGGGAGCGCGGTGAGCAACGGCAGCGTGGGCCCGCGGACCCGGCAGACGGACGTCTTCGGCCTGTCGGCGGGCGGACACGCGTACCGCGTGTGCGTGAGCGCGCAGAGCGCGGCGGGCGCGCTGTCGCACGCGCGCTGCGTGAGCGTCGCCGCCCCCGTGGACGCGGAGGCCGTCGCCGCGCACGTTCTGTCGGGGGCCTGCGGCGCCCTGCTGCTGGCGGCCGTGGTGCTGAGCCTGTGTCTGTACCGCCAGtgccagaggaggaggggcgagGCGTCGCGTGCTGAACCCACCACGCACCTCCTCCCCGCGGCGCACGCCTTCCCGGACCAGCGCCCGTTATGCAGCATGGTGTCCATCGCCAACCCCGCCTACACGCCCGCTACTGAGCAGAGAGCGTCCGCGGCTGACCAGTGCGCCCACAGAGCGCCTGCCAAGAAATCAGCCAACGCGAGATAG
- the LOC132448484 gene encoding E3 ubiquitin-protein ligase TRIM39-like isoform X3, translated as MTSDAERDRPAGSYSSFGPIKEKNKVIKCNSQPFLKPTFAQSVDPTAPEPVDFTLDESKLILREIAQELDRILQTRALSLSTNVGEDGSSLEERQAFLLQLAQNLPQRAHAPEKYLGQSAVLSPCSNGLEENRGEACTPKPEGKRRLKKAISDLSTWTWTLRGMEDDSVCLDTDVDEVVKEMCKLWKKGKLPNILPVLNFVILSILQQEGQKLSIVKHWNRNQELFNSRADPQHAPDSVWKWITKTRAEVRLDPSTANPCLKISPDGRAVTMDEIVESVYDPWKDFRRTKHRYDGWWCVLGREGFASGRHYWEVDVRGKKEWRMGVVRESAPRNGFKSLNEKTYHWTLKLQLGRLMAMTVPVTKLARCAPSVLGVFLDMEEGNVSFYDVTNRLHIYSFNVSFDLDEKIFPVFGTVETGREMRILN; from the exons ATGACTTCTGACGCAG agagagatagacctgCTGGCAGTTACAGTAGCTTTGGTCCTATCAAGGAGAAGAACAAAGTAATAAAATGTAACTCACAACCCTTTTTAAAGCCAACATTTGCTCAG AGTGTGGACCCCACTGCACCAGAACCTGTCGACTTCACCCTGGATGAATCTAAACTCATCCTCAGAGAGATTGCTCAGGAACTGGACCGGATATTGCAG ACGAGAGCTCTCTCACTGTCAACCAATGTCGGTGAAGATGGGTCTAGTCTGGAGGAGCGACAGGCATTCCTTCTTCAGTTGGCTCAGAACCTCCCACAACGAGCACATGCCCCAGAG AAGTACCTCGGACAATCAGCAGTGTTGAGCCCATGCAGTAATGGGCTGGAGGAGAACAGGGGAGAAGCTTGTACACCAAAGCCTGAGGGCAAAAGAAGACTGAAGAAGGCCATTAGTGATCTTTCTACATGGACCTGGACTCTGAGAGGGATGGAAGAC GACTCGGTGTGTCTGGATACGGATGTGGATGAGGTGGTGAAAGAGATGTGTAAACTGTGGAAGAAGGGCAAACTGCCCAACATACTCCCTGTGCTGAACTTTGTTATCTTGAGTATCCTGCAGCAGGAAGGACAAAAG cTGTCTATTGTAAAACATTGGAACAGAAATCAAGAGCTCTTCAACAGTCGAG CTGATCCACAACATGCTCCAGATTCTG TATGGAAATGGATTACCAAGACTAGAG CTGAGGTCAGACTAGACCCGTCTACCGCAAACCCGTGTCTGAAGATATCCCCAGACGGGAGAGCGGTGACAATGGACGAGATTGTGGAGAGCGTCTACGACCCATGGAAAGACTTCAGAAGAACCAAACACCGATATGACGGCTGGTGGTGCGTGTTGGGCAGAGAGGGCTTTGCTTCCGGAAGGCACTACTGGGAGGTGGATGTCAGAGGCAAGAAGGAGTGGAGGATGGGGGTGGTCAGGGAGTCAGCTCCCCGAAATGGCTTTAAAAGCCTGAACGAGAAAACCTATCACTGGACTTTGAAATTGCAATTGGGCCGGCTCATGGCCATGACGGTTCCAGTCACTAAGCTAGCCAGATGTGCACCCAGTGTGTTGGGTGTGTTCCTTGACATGGAAGAGGGAAATGTGTCCTTCTACGATGTGACAAACAGGTTGCACATCTACTCGTTCAATGTCAGTTTCGATCTTGATGAAAAGATTTTCCCTGTGTTTGGCACCGttgagacggggagagagatgcGCATCTTGAATTGA